A stretch of Aspergillus nidulans FGSC A4 chromosome VI DNA encodes these proteins:
- a CDS encoding uncharacterized protein (transcript_id=CADANIAT00010304), giving the protein MALSATASATARSSSAGLEERASASYAIDGFFSEGCTEDRMTVRKEWRHLTGPQHQAFLDALQCLMEKPAQSGLTATTSRFSDLQALHRGMTNTAYADIIHHVNEQLDADSGNMWQSPMWGADAFGGNGTGSDISVTDGRFANMTLHIGPGDEDTEYCLRRAWDNENAIANANSTMLYMCNSYNTYLLAMMADIKSSPGDSVFFMHHMYVDRIWWLWQKQDPINRLYDISGPTLNHTANIEPAGGWQNATLHYELSSFGIMPNVTIAEVMSTQGGYLCYGVWQTQWVALIQRDSQPLYQRALAASSEPRLRPCNLDQTEAILIDLVNWRPDGAMGGTLQEPARLGDSSLPSPPVPSVGDRPCTGGTQVPAPRTGELTDRLGNAYFAGMKEELNVTGNQYQSFTTMWTMRNAKFRVASFFICSENIGSYMNFWLKSLNRYSVSQMNTYPTVTNAITILTSLLYGWTSDLFQIRYPIVFFSLTIRARSWSGFLTRVNEVCAGDSPERKIILGSTNSIAEGTGNRNRLELEAQNLELGPASARRFNLKRGLYVSIACWAG; this is encoded by the exons ATGGCATTGTCCGCCACGGCTAGCGCAACTGCTCGTTCCTCATCGGCAGGGCTAGAGGAGCGTGCATCGGCCTCGTACGCTAttgacggcttcttcagcgagGGATGCACCGAAGATAGAATGACAGTGCGCAAGGAATGGCGACATCTGACCGGACCACAACACCAAGCCTTCCTCGACGCTCTTCAGTGTCTGATGGAGAAACCTGCACAGTCCGGGCTGACTGCAACAACAAGCCGCTTTAGTGATTTGCAGGCTCTACATCGGGGTATGACGAATACAGCGTATGCAGATATAATCCACCACGTG AACGAGCAGCTCGACGCCGATAGCGGGAATATGTGGCAGTCGCCCATGTGGGGGGCTGATGCATTCGGGGGTAACGGGACAGGTTCAGACATAAGCGTCACGGATGGCCGGTTTGCCAACATGACCCTCCATATCGGtcctggagacgaggataCCGAGTACTGCTTGCGTCGGGCTTGGGACAACGAGAACGCCATTGCCAACGCTAACAGTACCATGCTATATATGTGCAATTCGTATAACACTTACTTACTCGCCATG ATGGCGGACATCAAGTCCTCCCCGGGCGACTCGGTTTTCTTCATGCACCACATGTACGTCGACCGGATCTGGTGGCTATGGCAGAAGCAGGACCCTATCAACCGGCTGTACGATATCAGCGGGCCGACGTTGAACCATACCGCGAATATAGAGCCCGCCGGTGGTTGGCAGAATGCGACTCTCCACTATGAGCTCTCTTCGTTTGGAATCATGCCGAATGTTACCATCGCAGAGGTTATGAGTACTCAGGGCGGGTATTTGTGTTATGG AGTATGGCAGACTCAATGGGTTG CTCTTATCCAAAGAGATTCCCAACCTCTGTACCAACGGGCTCTAGCGGCCTCATCAGAACCTCGCCTCAGGCCTTGCAACTTAGATCAAACTGAAGCGATCTTGATCGACTTGGTCAACTGGCGGCCTGACGGCGCGATGGGTGGTACTCTTCAAGAACCCGCCAGG CTCGGAGATTCCTCGCTTCCGAGTCCTCCTGTGCCGAGCGTAGGTGATAGACCATGTACCGGAGGTACTCAAGTCCCGGCTCCTCGTACCGGTGAACTGACGGACCGTCTAGGGAACGCATACTTCGCGGGGATGAAAGAAGAGCTCAACGTCACGGGAAACCAGTACCAGAGTTTCACTACCATGTGGACAAT GAGAAATGCTAAGTTTCGAGtcgccagcttcttcatctgctccGAGAACATCGGCAGCTACATGAACTTTTggctgaagagtctgaacCGGTACTCTGTGTCCCAGATGAACACGTATCCCACCGTCACTAACGCGATCACGATCCTAACGAGTCTCCTCTACGGCTGGACGAGCGACCTTTTCCAGATTCGGTACCCGATCGTCTTTTTCTCGCTGACG ATTCGCGCAAGGTCCTGGTCCGGTTTTTTG ACGAGGGTCAATGAAGTCTGCGCGGGAGATAGTCCCGAGCGCAAGATTATCCTGGGGTCAACAAACTCGATCGC CGAAGGGACCGGCAACCGCAACAGACTCGAGTTGGAGGCGCAGAATCTGGAGCTAGGGCCAGCGTCAGCACGGCGATTTAACTTGAAACGAGGCTTATATGTCAGCATAGCTTGCTGGGCGGGCTAA
- a CDS encoding uncharacterized protein (transcript_id=CADANIAT00010305) → MATENNIYGYSPSIPAAGIFIVLFGISTAYHVYQLIKARALYFIPFVIGGIFQILGYIFRILGHNSPDSVPLYALQTVLILLAPALYAASIYMVLGRLIVHLAAEQHSLVRVNWMTKIFVTGDVISFLMQCGGYSG, encoded by the exons ATGGCAACCGAGAACAACATCTACGGGTACAGTCCCTCTATCCCTGCGGCGGGTATCTTCATTGTCCTCTTCGGGATATCAACGGCGTACCACGTCTACCAGCTGATCAAAGCTCGAGCACTGTATTTCATCCCGTTCGTCATCGGTGGTATTT TCCAAATATTGGGCTACATCTTCCGAATTCTCGGTCACAACAGTCCAGATTCTGTTCCGCTATACGCGCTACAGACGGTtttgatcctcctcgccccAGCCCTGTATGCGGCGAGCATATACATGGTCCTCGGCCGGTTGATCGTCCATTTGGCTGCTGAGCAGCATAGCCTTGTACGAGTGAACTGGATGACAAAGATCTTCGTGACGGGAGATGTTATCTCGTTCCTGATGCAGTGCGGAG GATATAGTGGCTGA
- a CDS encoding uncharacterized protein (transcript_id=CADANIAT00010306) — MAEALGLVVNIAAVIQVAAEVAQLSYKYARDVKNAPRTQKEYLQEVSALMEVLFRVEQAVQDVEITGLLPDRPSSLSADTVMDCYRALSGLYFDLQKRRSRFLQPLHEREWRAHIDMLTRYRSLFVDFLSSCILTTGTATYNKVSLIKEDQDRSLLLTWLPAPNASARRRPSPCPGTGSWFLGKGSVRQWLEGSKSFLWCYGVPGVGKSFLASHVIDHLLEAPTSPDYLVLYFFCDFSSQDEQRVIDILHHLLRQIIEQGSSEVLTLLKESCKDPGRLQQAAEVTQLIATAGSTRQIYLVLDAVDELREPTSFLSHITNLVPSGINLLIMSRDVPHIRKKMTLATHLEVDSNPGDLKVYIESRFRDSDFSDEVEEEDKMIEDVASSSGNLRLKLKEILCAFSVEEGEEFDPDNKPNSDVLLRACHGLVVVDRVDSTVGLVHATAYEFFRNGNVLGQEGDHDIARTSLQYLIMSNISPCMTSTELLKRLESLEFLDYSAKYWGQHIRGPDEECQLEGLITKLLRNSKTRNGAFQVLQYRQEFSDVSLGGEMLQSIPTDLGTLHVAAYWGLAHTTEILLTNGASVYEVDTHKWTALHWACSRNHANVAAILVENGADVNARDIQGWTPLFWAAFKGNDQIISLLLDHGVNHLSRGTYGWTALHWAVSSRHPEAVKILLEHHARSQAKDTELLKMSIQDVIAYAESAQPVKVAADSQDVEIFTLLAQHLQTPKGIVGDAQFNEIWANARFDQPASGNPWRTLTKSEEFNGLESRLPRFTGPFADDSEPYREDATEWKTALLTSAIRDGQLSSARILAKTGADVDSALFAASCRSDPEYVRCLLENGADPNKPSYGKIPLHEAVLNGFLETTAALIDGGADVNQRVPLRRDPYRTRYERGPATTHVGATPLIQACGFLFLSDPELSLQMARLLISHGAVADAKDDSGMTALHYAVMRPYLPLIELLVSSGCPVDACDMKGRLPIHCLGSHMHSLYRGTHQAQENNSLLETARVLIRGGQGADSVSMLNMPIHRGMSAMKDQKNSSSDEKDSLECLTPLDIALGANRWEVAITLYHLGARIPDGLDLGPIASAAIADFVANAVDLLLDNGAQVSPSAVHSLLGALRHRLSESKRVNEDLSQFRHILGRIILAGADVNFRSENGDTALTVAARAAGPVDVLKDLVDMGADVFSASGTSFDPIITAAVHGDTKCLDYILHVAAARPREGHWTGILGKLGEISDPITRVCVCLEKVGALDRVNDKGRTILHLAAERGNVPLITSLLAHGARPDIVDADGRYAVQYAGANLKTDALQALLPLRTAISGNAETIAFWLNILSQPVEIPSEYGQRQSMFEMAVILGNLQMTQHLLAYGMDPNTRLSGWWRDGKPLLYYAAERGHSGLVELLLTQGASVDLTDLYGWTPLHAACYFGHTDTAKILIEAGSDVHAETSQWNNDNVKPTGLYRKDAYEAQPLHLATMAGNSDIVKMLLEKGVDAHAQTKNGKERCGSGHGPTALHLALDTGDFYCRWGLPLDANRLQIAQWMVDRGLMARGVVSKWGLREILKFRDFPDLWDALRAEEIKARG, encoded by the exons ATGGCGGAAGCATTGGGTCTGGTCGTCAACATCGCTGCAGTCATCCAGGTAGCAGCCGAGGTTGCTCAGCTTAGCTACAAGTATGCCCGGGATGTGAAGAACGCACCACGGACCCAGAAGGAGTACTTGCAGGAAGTCTCAGCTCTCATGGAGGTGCTTTTCCGCGTGGAACAGGCGGTTCAGGATGTAGAGATCACCGGTTTGTTACCGGATCGGCCTTCGTCACTAAGCGCGGACACCGTGATGGACTGCTACCGGGCTCTCTCTGGTCTGTATTTTGACCTACAAAAACGCCGATCACGGTTCCTGCAACCGCTTCATGAACGAGAATGGCGGGCGCATATTGATATGCTTACCAGATACCGGTCGCTTTTCGTCGATTTCCTATCTTCTTGCATCCT CACGACTGGAACTGCAACTTATAATAAGGTGTCGCTTATAAAAGAGGACCAAGATCGCAGTCTTCTCCTGACGTGGTTGCCTGCTCCAAACGCCTCGGCACGACGGAGACCGTCGCCATGCCCTGGGACAGGAAGCTGGTTCCTGGGCAAGGGCTCAGTCAGGCAATGGTTAGAGGGCTCCAAAAGCTTTCTATGGTGCTACGGAGTACCTGGAGTTGGAAAGAGTTTCCTTGCCTCTCATGTAATCGACCACTTACTCGAGGCCCCCACATCGCCGGATTATCTAGTACTATACTTCTTTTGCGACTTCTCATCCCAGGATGAGCAGCGGGTCATTGACAttctccatcatctgctGCGTCAGATCATCGAGCAGGGCAGTTCAGAAGTGTTAACTCTATTGAAGGAGTCATGTAAGGATCCTGGCAGGCTTCAGCAGGCCGCCGAAGTGACGCAGCTGATTGCGACGGCGGGCTCAACGAGACAAATATACTTGGTGCTAGACGCGGTTGACGAATTGAGAGAACCAACTTCATTTCTGTCGCACATCACGAACCTCGTCCCGTCGGGCATCAATTTATTGATCATGAGTCGAGATGTACCCCACATTCGGAAGAAGATGACATTGGCAACGCATCTTGAAGTTGATTCAAACCCCGGTGACCTCAAAGTGTACATCGAGTCGCGTTTCCGAGATAGCGACTTCTCcgacgaggttgaggaagaggacaagaTGATAGAAGACGTCGCCTCGAGCTCCGGCAATCT ACGcctgaagctgaaagagataCTCTGCGCCTTCTctgtggaggagggagaggagtTCGATCCTGACAATAAGCCAAACTCCGACGTCCTCCTCCGAGCCTGTCATGGCCTGGTCGTTGTGGATAGAGTTGATAGCACTGTTGGGCTCGTCCACGCCACTGCATATGAGTTTTTCAGAAACGGAAACGTTCTAGGACAAGAGGGCGATCATGACATTGCGCGTACCAGTCTACAATACCTCATTATGAGCAACATATCTCCCTGCATGACATCCACAGAATTGCTGAAACGTCTCGAGTCTCTAGAGTTCTTGGATTATTCGGCAAAATACTGGGGTCAGCACATCCGAGGGCCGGATGAAGAATGTCAGCTAGAGGGACTTATAACCAAGTTGCTGCGCAATAGTAAAACCAGAAATGGGGCCTTTCAAGTTCTGCAGTATAGACAAGAATTCTCCGACGTGTCCTTAGGGGGGGAGATGCTGCAATCAATACCAACAGATCTGGGCACACTACATGTCGCAGCCTACTGGGGGCTTGCACATACTACAGAGATACTTTTGACCAATGGAGCGAGCGTCTATGAAGTAGACACTCATAAATGGACAGCCCTTCACTGGGCGTGCTCTCGAAATCATGCCAATGTCGCCGCCATACTGGTCGAAAACGGGGCTGATGTTAATGCACGTGATATACAAGGCTGGACTCCATTATTTTGGGCGGCGTTCAAGGGTAATGACCAGATCATTAGTCTTTTACTAGACCATGGTGTCAATCATCTCTCTCGAGGTACGTACGGATGGACTGCCTTGCACTGGGCTGTGTCCAGCCGCCACCCGGAGGCCGTGAAAATCCTGCTTGAGCACCACGCCCGGTCACAGGCTAAGGATACAGAGCTGCTCAAGATGAGCATTCAAGATGTCATCGCCTACGCTGAAAGCGCCCAGCCCGTCAAAGTCGCTGCGGATAGTCAGGATGTGGAAATATTCACCCTCCTAGCTCAACACCTTCAAACACCGAAGGGCATTGTTGGGGATGCGCAGTTCAACGAAATCTGGGCCAATGCCCGGTTTGACCAGCCTGCCTCAGGAAACCCTTGGAGAACACTGACAAAGAGTGAGGAGTTCAACGGACTTGAATCCAGACTTCCGAGATTCACTGGACCATTTGCGGATGATTCAGAGCCGTATCGAGAGGACGCGACGGAATGGAAAACGGCTCTTCTTACGTCTGCTATCAGAGACGGGCAATTGTCGTCAGCGCGCATCCTCGCCAAAACAGGGGCAGATGTCGACTCTGCGCTTTTTGCAGCTTCCTGTCGGTCTGATCCCGAATATGTACGTTGCTTACTGGAAAATGGCGCAGACCCAAATAAGCCTTCTTATGGGAAGATTCCACTGCATGAAGCTGTTCTTAATGGGTTTCTGGAAACTACAGCAGCCTTGATTGACGGGGGAGCAGATGTGAATCAAAGAGTACCACTGCGGCGGGACCCCTATCGCACGCGGTATGAACGTGGTCCGGCCACCACTCACGTCGGTGCGACGCCTCTCATACAAGCATGTGGGTTTCTCTTTCTGTCCGATCCGGAACTTTCTCTACAAATGGCTCGGCTTCTCATTTCGCACGGAGCGGTGGCCGACGCAAAGGATGACTCGGGCATGACGGCTTTACACTATGCTGTGATGAGGCCGTATCTGCCGTTGATAGAACTTTTGGTGAGCTCTGGCTGTCCAGTAGACGCTTGTGATATGAAGGGCCGCCTGCCAATTCACTGTCTTGGGAGCCATATGCATAGTTTATATCGCGGAActcatcaagcccaagaaaACAATAGTTTATTGGAAACTGCTCGTGTTCTTATCCGAGGCGGACAGGGTGCTGATTCTGTCAGCATGCTGAACATGCCTATACATCGTGGGATGAGTGCCATGAAAGATCAAAAGAATAGCTCATCAGACGAGAAAGATAGCCTCGAATGCCTTACGCCGTTGGATATAGCACTAGGGGCGAATAGGTGGGAAGTCGCCATCACGCTCTACCATCTCGGTGCTCGCATCCCTGATGGTCTAGATCTTGGGCCTATAGCATCAGCTGCTATTGCAGACTTTGTGGCCAACGCtgttgatcttctgcttgaTAATGGTGCTCAGGTCAGTCCGTCTGCGGTCCATTCTCTTCTAGGTGCCCTTCGGCATCGGCTGTCAGAGAGTAAGAGGGTGAACGAAGACCTATCTCAGTTTAGACATATACTGGGCAGGATCATACTGGCCGGAGCAGATGTTAATTTCCGGTCTGAGAACGGCGATACCGCGCTTACTGTCgcagccagagcagcaggcCCAGTTGATGTTTTGAAAGACCTAGTAGACATGGGCGCAGATGTGTTCTCCGCCTCAGGCACTAGCTTTGATCCAATTATCACTGCTGCTGTACATGGTGATACTAAGTGTTTGGATTACATTCTTCATGTTGCTGCAGCCCGTCCTAGAGAGGGTCATTGGACCGGAATTCTCGGCAAACTGGGAGAGATTTCTGACCCCATCACGCGTGTATGCGTATGCCTTGAGAAAGTAGGAGCCTTGGACAGAGTTAATGACAAGGGGCGCACGATATTGCATCTGGCCGCGGAAAGAGGGAATGTGCCGCTCATTACCAGTTTATTGGCCCACGGCGCACGTCCTGATATCGTAGATGCAGACGGTCGATATGCTGTCCAGTACGCAGGAGCAAATCTCAAGACCGACGCACTGCAGGCACTGTTGCCTTTGAGGACTGCGATTTCCGGAAATGCTGAGACAATAGCTTTTTGGCTCAATATCCTCTCCCAACCAGTCGAAATTCCATCTGAGTACGGGCAACGCCAGAGCATGTTCGAAATGGCCGTCATCCTCGGAAACTTGCAAATGACCCAACATCTCCTGGCATATGGAATGGACCCGAACACACGGCTATCAGGATGGTGGCGTGACGGGAAACCACTGCTGTACTATGCAGCAGAAAGGGGGCATTCCGGTCTAGTTGAGCTTCTCTTGACCCAGGGCGCTAGCGTAGACCTGACAGATTTATATGGCTGGACCCCTCTCCACGCAGCGTGCTACTTTGGCCACACTGATACCGCCAAAATACTGATAGAAGCCGGCAGCGACGTGCACGCAGAGACTTCGCAATGGAACAACGATAATGTGAAACCGACTGGCTTGTACCGGAAGGATGCCTACGAAGCCCAGCCTCTCCACCTGGCAACAATGGCCGGGAACTCGGATATTGTCAAAATGCTCTTAGAAAAGGGGGTTGATGCACACGCACAAACTAAAAATGGAAAGGAACGGTGCGGTAGCGGCCATGGTCCAACTGCTCTTCATCTGGCTTTGGATACCGGGGATTTCTATTGCCGTTGGGGCCTGCCTTTGGACGCGAATCGGCTTCAGATTGCGCAGTGGATGGTCGACAGAGGCCTTATGGCCCGGGGAGTCGTTTCGAAGTGGGGTTTGAGAGAGATCTTAAAATTCAGGGACTTTCCTGATCTATGGGATGCCCTTAGGGCTGAGGAGATAAAGGCGCGGGGATAG